A stretch of Roseovarius sp. M141 DNA encodes these proteins:
- a CDS encoding 3-deoxy-D-manno-octulosonic acid transferase has translation MAAPLSLAAYLAWVRRGGASAGAGFVPTCERPGGAVVWGHATSLEHANALVQLVERLSAQRGNTPDMAGGGLHLLLTTGDGVQLPGHARALTIHQPLEGDTAATAAAFLAHWHPDVCLWTGGDLRPVLLKAADGAGVPLILVDADAALLEPSNWRWLPDTTGALLGRFQKIMARSEATARILRRHSVAEDRLSVTGLFQEGAIALPYDEPLRDEMAGALRGRPIWLAAMITHSELDIVLSAHRQASRLAHRLFLIVVPNDMSETDAFRDTLRHGKWRHAIWSQGGMPEEATQVLLADTPGEMGLWYRLSTISLMGRSLMPGMSGSDPNGPAAHGSAIIYGPNVGRYLPSYKRYAGAGGARIVRDAETLAGALAHLIAADRSATMAHAAWEVATAGAQVTDHILEILHDMLDDLELR, from the coding sequence ATGGCGGCCCCGCTCAGCCTGGCCGCCTATCTGGCCTGGGTTCGGCGCGGCGGCGCAAGCGCGGGCGCGGGTTTCGTGCCCACCTGCGAGCGGCCGGGCGGCGCGGTGGTCTGGGGCCATGCCACCAGTCTTGAACATGCCAATGCGCTGGTGCAACTGGTCGAACGCCTGTCGGCGCAGCGCGGCAATACGCCCGACATGGCCGGCGGCGGGCTGCATCTGCTGCTGACCACCGGGGATGGCGTGCAACTGCCCGGCCACGCCCGCGCGCTGACGATCCACCAGCCGCTGGAGGGCGACACCGCCGCGACCGCCGCAGCGTTTCTGGCGCATTGGCACCCCGATGTCTGCCTGTGGACCGGGGGCGATCTGCGCCCTGTCCTGCTGAAGGCCGCAGACGGCGCCGGGGTGCCACTGATCCTGGTCGATGCCGATGCGGCCCTGCTGGAGCCGTCCAACTGGCGCTGGCTGCCTGACACCACCGGCGCGCTGCTGGGCCGGTTCCAGAAGATCATGGCCCGGTCCGAGGCGACCGCGCGCATCCTGCGCCGCCACAGCGTGGCCGAGGACCGGCTGAGCGTCACCGGCCTCTTTCAGGAGGGTGCCATCGCCCTGCCCTATGACGAACCGCTGCGCGACGAGATGGCAGGCGCTCTGCGCGGGCGCCCGATATGGCTGGCCGCGATGATCACCCATAGCGAGCTGGACATCGTGCTGAGCGCCCACCGGCAGGCCAGCCGTCTGGCGCACCGGCTGTTCCTGATCGTGGTACCCAACGATATGTCCGAAACGGACGCCTTCCGCGATACCCTGAGACACGGCAAATGGCGCCACGCCATCTGGTCCCAAGGCGGCATGCCCGAGGAAGCGACGCAGGTTCTGCTGGCCGACACGCCCGGCGAGATGGGGCTGTGGTATCGGCTGTCCACGATATCGCTGATGGGCAGATCGCTGATGCCCGGCATGAGCGGCAGCGACCCGAACGGGCCGGCGGCCCACGGCTCGGCCATCATTTACGGCCCCAATGTGGGCCGCTATCTGCCCAGCTACAAACGCTATGCCGGCGCCGGCGGGGCGCGCATCGTGCGCGACGCCGAGACGTTGGCCGGGGCGCTGGCGCATCTGATCGCCGCCGATCGCAGCGCCACCATGGCCCATGCCGCGTGGGAGGTGGCGACGGCCGGCGCGCAGGTAACGGACCATATTCTGGAAATCCTGCACGACATGCTCGACGATCTGGAGCTGCGCTGA
- a CDS encoding DUF4170 domain-containing protein encodes MTQRLHLVFGGELTDPSKNVFKNVDDLHIVGIFPNYEAAHHAWKAEAQRTVDNAHMRYFIAHLHRLRDEETPASPTEELG; translated from the coding sequence ATGACCCAACGCCTTCACCTTGTCTTCGGCGGCGAGCTGACCGATCCGTCGAAAAACGTGTTCAAGAACGTGGACGACCTGCACATCGTCGGCATCTTTCCCAATTACGAGGCCGCCCATCACGCCTGGAAGGCCGAAGCGCAGCGCACCGTCGACAATGCGCATATGCGCTATTTCATCGCCCATCTGCACCGCCTGCGGGATGAGGAAACCCCCGCCTCGCCCACCGAAGAGCTGGGCTGA
- a CDS encoding ABC transporter ATP-binding protein produces the protein MTKPPKTKRTALYTERDRENLRWLWSRYLQKKAPWLFVVLGMILVQGVVYQQFLSMTESGLRVIFDSGSVADLVMVCIVVFILFAVRGLMSYLVPRVTIWISNDAIFQMRRDLIAHMMSLDLAYFERTKSGEIIQRLVTQTQALGVFVGQAVANAVRDAVTVIIVSGYLIWKNPILFTTAVIVLPFIIWIMNYVSDRVKIAQGEAETAMGDYMNGIEETVNGMRTVKIASQEGVETNRLMKGTGAIRDLMNHVQITQALVMPSIDLSSAFVYVLVIGGGGYMVLSPSFDMDGAGIITFLLGMVMVFDPARLLALFFGSLPSNLVLLERIRRIYDEVPSITDKDGAVAEFDTGGDIVLEDVHFSYSPDHPLFHGLDMTFKGGEVSAIVGSTGSGKTTILSLLTRLYDTKGGRITIGGQPIDQLKVGALRGAYSVVAQDIVIFNNSIWENIRYVNPDATDEEVWQAAENAEIADLIRARGSAPVGPKGAQLSGGQKQRIAIARAFLTDAPILLLDEATSALDQATEARIKSALDRLTRGKTTIVVAHRLSSIADASRIFVLEAGQLVEDGRHEDLLRQNRLYAQLYQAQKQGYDKQ, from the coding sequence ATGACAAAGCCCCCAAAGACGAAACGCACGGCGCTCTATACCGAGCGTGACCGCGAAAACCTGCGCTGGCTCTGGTCGCGTTACCTACAGAAAAAGGCGCCTTGGCTGTTTGTTGTACTGGGCATGATCCTGGTGCAGGGTGTCGTCTATCAGCAGTTCCTGTCGATGACCGAAAGCGGCCTGCGCGTCATTTTCGACAGCGGCAGCGTGGCTGATCTGGTGATGGTATGTATCGTCGTTTTCATCCTGTTCGCCGTGCGTGGCCTGATGTCCTATCTGGTGCCGCGCGTGACGATCTGGATCAGCAACGACGCGATATTCCAGATGCGACGCGACCTGATCGCACATATGATGTCGCTGGATCTGGCCTATTTCGAGCGGACAAAATCGGGCGAGATCATTCAGCGGCTGGTCACGCAGACGCAGGCTCTGGGCGTATTCGTCGGGCAGGCTGTGGCGAACGCCGTGCGCGACGCTGTCACTGTCATCATCGTTTCGGGCTACCTGATCTGGAAAAACCCGATCCTGTTCACCACCGCCGTCATAGTGCTGCCGTTCATCATCTGGATCATGAATTACGTCTCGGACCGGGTAAAGATCGCACAGGGCGAGGCCGAAACGGCGATGGGCGATTACATGAACGGCATCGAAGAGACCGTGAATGGCATGCGCACCGTCAAGATTGCCAGTCAGGAAGGCGTCGAGACCAACCGCCTGATGAAGGGCACCGGCGCGATCCGCGACCTGATGAACCACGTGCAGATCACGCAGGCGCTGGTGATGCCGTCGATCGACCTCAGCTCGGCTTTTGTCTATGTTCTGGTGATCGGCGGGGGCGGTTACATGGTGCTGTCGCCCAGCTTTGACATGGACGGCGCGGGCATCATCACCTTCCTTCTGGGCATGGTCATGGTGTTCGATCCGGCCCGCCTGCTGGCGCTGTTCTTTGGCAGCCTGCCGTCGAATCTGGTCCTGCTGGAGCGTATTCGCCGCATCTATGACGAGGTGCCCAGCATCACCGACAAGGACGGCGCAGTGGCCGAATTCGACACCGGCGGCGATATCGTGCTGGAGGATGTGCATTTCTCCTACAGCCCCGATCATCCGCTGTTTCACGGGCTGGACATGACGTTCAAGGGCGGCGAAGTATCGGCCATCGTCGGCTCGACCGGGTCGGGCAAAACGACGATCCTGTCGCTGCTGACACGGCTTTATGACACCAAGGGCGGGCGCATCACCATCGGCGGCCAGCCGATTGACCAGCTGAAGGTCGGCGCGCTGCGCGGGGCCTATTCGGTGGTCGCGCAGGATATCGTGATTTTCAACAATTCGATCTGGGAAAATATCCGCTACGTCAACCCCGACGCGACCGATGAAGAGGTCTGGCAGGCCGCCGAGAACGCCGAGATTGCAGATCTGATCCGCGCGCGCGGCAGCGCGCCCGTCGGCCCCAAGGGCGCGCAACTGTCGGGCGGGCAGAAACAGCGCATCGCCATCGCGCGCGCCTTCCTGACCGACGCGCCGATTCTTCTGCTGGACGAGGCGACATCGGCGCTGGATCAGGCGACCGAGGCGCGGATCAAAAGCGCGCTGGACCGGCTGACACGCGGCAAGACGACCATCGTTGTCGCACACCGCCTGTCGTCCATCGCGGACGCGAGCCGCATTTTTGTTCTGGAGGCCGGCCAACTGGTCGAGGACGGGCGGCACGAGGATCTGCTGCGCCAGAACCGGCTGTATGCGCAACTGTATCAGGCGCAAAAGCAGGGCTATGACAAACAGTAG
- a CDS encoding serine protease — MIRTFLATVFVIVAGLGMAQAQQTGSSRDLVWVQIEAQPSLAAINAALRRRAASLINVNGFDLDGSGWYVVALGPYDPDTAAEVLRVLRSDGSIPRDSYITQSTDYARQIWPVGADYLTQGAGAATENPARDTDLATALDRIDTPQSGAQPETNQPAPEFVDETPRQARASEATLSREQRANLQRALEWAGHYAGRIDAQFGAGTRRSMARWQSANGHEGTGILTTLQRAELLGQYNAVLDGLELTRVADPKAGIEMQIPLGVVKFTKYEPPFAHFDATGDSPARVLMISQEGTKDTLYGLYDIMQTLEIVPRDGPRERGRDSFTLTGENASIVSHTEARLENGRIKGFTLIWPAGDEQRRTRLLRVMQDSFTRTAGVLDPSAGHNDAQSIDLISGLEIRKPKFSRSGFYVDGRGTVVTTAELANGCGHVTIEDGQEVDIAATDKALGVSVLRPRGTVAPIGVAALSQGAPRIQSEVTLAGYSYGGVLGAPSLTFGTVSDIRGLNGEQGINRLTLAALEGDAGGPVMDAGGAVLGMLLPRAGGARTLPDDVAFAAGAGALARVLADAGATPATANRSGGALTPAQMSERAIGMTVLVSCWE; from the coding sequence ATGATACGGACATTTCTGGCGACGGTTTTCGTGATTGTCGCAGGACTCGGCATGGCGCAGGCGCAGCAAACAGGCAGCAGCCGGGATCTGGTCTGGGTCCAGATCGAGGCACAGCCGAGTCTGGCCGCGATCAACGCCGCATTGCGCCGCCGCGCCGCGTCGCTGATCAACGTGAACGGGTTCGATCTGGACGGATCGGGATGGTACGTCGTGGCGCTGGGGCCTTATGACCCCGATACGGCAGCCGAAGTCCTGCGCGTGCTGCGCAGCGACGGCAGCATCCCCCGCGACAGTTACATCACCCAAAGCACGGATTACGCGCGCCAGATCTGGCCGGTCGGCGCCGATTATCTGACGCAGGGCGCAGGGGCCGCGACGGAAAATCCGGCACGCGACACCGATCTAGCCACCGCACTGGACCGGATCGACACGCCTCAATCAGGTGCGCAGCCCGAAACCAATCAGCCCGCGCCCGAATTCGTCGACGAAACCCCGCGTCAGGCGCGCGCCAGCGAGGCGACGCTCAGCCGCGAACAGCGGGCCAATCTTCAGCGCGCGCTGGAATGGGCCGGGCATTACGCGGGGCGCATCGATGCGCAGTTCGGCGCAGGCACGCGCCGGTCGATGGCCAGATGGCAGTCCGCCAACGGCCATGAGGGCACCGGTATTCTGACAACGCTTCAGCGGGCCGAATTGCTGGGCCAATATAACGCCGTACTCGACGGTCTGGAGTTGACGCGCGTCGCCGATCCCAAGGCCGGGATCGAAATGCAGATCCCGCTGGGGGTGGTGAAATTCACCAAATACGAGCCGCCCTTTGCGCATTTCGACGCCACCGGCGACAGCCCCGCGCGCGTTCTGATGATCAGCCAAGAGGGCACAAAGGACACGCTCTATGGTCTATATGACATCATGCAGACGCTGGAAATCGTCCCGCGGGACGGGCCGCGCGAACGGGGGCGCGACAGCTTTACCCTGACTGGCGAAAACGCCAGCATCGTGTCGCATACCGAGGCGCGGCTTGAGAATGGGCGGATCAAGGGCTTTACCCTGATATGGCCTGCAGGCGACGAACAGCGGCGCACGCGCCTTCTGCGCGTCATGCAGGACAGTTTCACCCGCACGGCCGGGGTGCTGGACCCCAGCGCCGGACATAACGACGCGCAGAGCATCGATTTGATTTCGGGGCTGGAGATCCGCAAGCCGAAATTCTCGCGCTCGGGCTTTTACGTCGACGGGCGTGGCACGGTTGTCACCACTGCCGAATTGGCCAATGGCTGCGGCCACGTCACCATCGAGGACGGTCAGGAGGTCGACATTGCCGCGACCGACAAGGCGTTGGGCGTGTCGGTTCTGCGCCCGCGCGGCACCGTGGCCCCTATCGGTGTCGCCGCGCTGAGCCAGGGCGCGCCGCGCATCCAGTCCGAAGTGACGCTGGCGGGATATTCCTATGGCGGCGTTCTGGGCGCGCCCTCGCTGACCTTCGGCACGGTGTCCGACATTCGCGGCCTCAACGGCGAGCAGGGCATCAATCGCCTGACCCTGGCCGCGCTGGAAGGCGATGCCGGCGGGCCGGTGATGGACGCGGGCGGGGCGGTGCTGGGCATGTTGCTGCCGCGCGCTGGCGGCGCGCGCACCCTGCCCGACGATGTCGCGTTTGCCGCTGGCGCCGGCGCGCTGGCGCGCGTGCTGGCCGATGCCGGCGCAACGCCCGCAACTGCAAACCGGTCTGGCGGGGCGCTGACCCCCGCGCAAATGTCAGAGCGCGCCATCGGCATGACCGTGCTGGTCAGTTGCTGGGAGTAA
- a CDS encoding glycine--tRNA ligase subunit alpha yields the protein MTETTAKPRSFQDIILRLQSYWAAQGCAIMQPYDMEVGAGTFHPATTLRSLGPRPWAAAYVQPSRRPTDGRYGENPNRLQHYYQYQVLIKPSPPELQALYLGSLGAIGIDMTLHDIRFVEDDWESPTLGAWGLGWEVWCDGMEVSQFTYFQQVGGHDCAPVSGELTYGLERLAMYVLGVDHVMDMPYNDPSAPIPLTYGDVFRQTEEEFSRWNFDIANTEVLLRHFEEAEAECRASLDAPDTDQKTGKRIVMAHPAYDQCIKASHIFNLLDARGVISVTERQAYIGRVRALAKQCADAFVQTSAGGWTA from the coding sequence ATGACCGAAACCACCGCCAAACCGCGCAGCTTTCAGGACATTATCCTGCGATTGCAAAGCTATTGGGCCGCGCAGGGCTGCGCCATCATGCAGCCCTATGATATGGAGGTCGGCGCCGGCACGTTCCACCCCGCGACCACGCTGCGCAGCCTCGGACCGCGCCCATGGGCCGCCGCCTATGTGCAGCCCTCGCGCCGCCCCACCGACGGTCGCTATGGCGAGAACCCGAACCGTTTGCAGCATTATTACCAGTATCAGGTGCTGATCAAACCCAGCCCGCCGGAATTGCAGGCGCTCTATCTGGGCTCGCTTGGGGCCATCGGCATCGACATGACCCTCCACGATATCCGCTTTGTCGAGGATGACTGGGAATCGCCCACCCTCGGCGCATGGGGTCTGGGCTGGGAGGTCTGGTGCGACGGCATGGAAGTCAGCCAATTCACCTATTTTCAGCAGGTCGGCGGGCATGATTGCGCGCCCGTCTCGGGTGAGTTGACCTACGGGCTGGAGCGTCTGGCGATGTATGTGCTGGGCGTCGATCACGTCATGGACATGCCCTATAACGACCCGTCCGCGCCCATCCCGCTGACCTATGGCGACGTGTTCCGCCAGACCGAAGAAGAATTCAGCCGCTGGAATTTCGACATCGCCAATACCGAGGTGCTGCTGCGCCACTTCGAGGAGGCCGAGGCCGAGTGCCGCGCCAGTCTGGACGCGCCCGACACCGACCAAAAGACCGGCAAGCGCATCGTCATGGCGCACCCGGCCTATGATCAATGCATCAAGGCCAGCCACATCTTTAACCTGCTGGATGCGCGCGGCGTCATCTCGGTCACTGAACGCCAGGCCTATATCGGCCGCGTGCGCGCGCTGGCGAAACAATGCGCCGATGCATTCGTGCAGACCTCCGCAGGGGGCTGGACGGCGTAG
- a CDS encoding DUF6446 family protein — protein MGKVLTVLLLVCGIGGGALMYYQQVYAYYYEVAPNGDTDVQITSLITDTPEPALYDGFRAIDADSSPIRYRACFTTSMSLPMLTETYILDEDAVPLTAPKWFDCFDAKEIGAAIEAGSALAFLGTENVKYGIDRMVAIHDDGRGWAWDQINRCGEIVFDGKPAPDDCPPAPEGY, from the coding sequence ATGGGAAAGGTCCTCACCGTGTTATTGCTTGTCTGCGGCATCGGCGGCGGCGCCCTGATGTATTACCAGCAGGTCTATGCCTATTATTACGAGGTGGCGCCCAACGGCGACACCGATGTGCAGATCACGTCGCTGATCACGGACACGCCCGAACCGGCGCTGTATGATGGCTTTCGCGCCATCGACGCCGACAGCTCGCCCATCCGCTATCGCGCCTGTTTCACCACGTCGATGAGCCTGCCGATGCTGACCGAAACCTATATTCTGGACGAGGACGCCGTGCCGCTGACCGCGCCCAAATGGTTCGACTGTTTCGATGCCAAGGAGATCGGCGCAGCGATCGAGGCAGGCAGCGCGCTGGCCTTTCTCGGCACTGAAAATGTCAAATACGGCATCGACCGCATGGTTGCCATTCACGACGACGGGCGCGGCTGGGCGTGGGACCAGATCAACCGCTGCGGCGAGATCGTGTTTGACGGCAAGCCCGCCCCCGACGATTGCCCGCCAGCCCCCGAAGGATACTAA
- the glyS gene encoding glycine--tRNA ligase subunit beta — protein MPDLLIELFSEEIPARMQTRAAEDLKSRITDGLVEAGLTYAGAAAFSTPRRLTLAIEGLTASSPTIKEKRKGPRTDAPEKAIEGFLRGAGVTRDDLEIRDEKKGQVYYATITKPGRDADVIVAEVLEGVIRGFPWPKSMRWGTGSLRWVRPLHSILCILSDEAGEASIVDLDVDGISTGNTTEGHRFMAPGRFAVTGFDDYAAKLKKRHVVLDAAERADAIWQDATNQAFAAGLEVAEGRALLAEVAGLVEWPVVLMGTIDQTFLGLPPEVLQTSMKEHQKFFSVRNPKTGRIERFITVANRETADNGATILAGNQKVLFARLSDAKFFWENDLRIAEAGGQAWQDALANVTFHNKLGSQANRVNRIAALAREIAPVVGADPDLAEQAARWAKSDLPSEMVYEFPELQGLMGRYYAEAAGLPAEVAAAAQEHYAPLGPSDDVPTAPVSVAVALADKLDILTGFWAIDEKPTGSKDPFALRRAALGVIRLVLENDLRLPLSATLDKHSDYIDKHTSIIWSRFTDDRVDGLSIIEQTRAELLSFFHDRLKVYLKDQGIRHDVIDACIAMEGNDDLALLVKRATALSDFLKTEDGGNLLQGFKRANNILSQAEENDGVEYSFGADAKFAETDEERALFAALTRAEPQVATALKSEDFAAVMSALAGLRAPIDAFFEAVQVNSDNQIVRRNRLNMLGQIRKIGLAAVDLTRIEG, from the coding sequence ATGCCCGATCTGCTGATCGAACTCTTCTCCGAGGAAATCCCGGCCCGGATGCAGACCCGCGCGGCGGAGGATCTGAAATCGCGCATCACCGATGGGCTGGTCGAGGCCGGTCTGACCTACGCGGGCGCCGCCGCGTTTTCCACGCCCCGCCGTCTGACGCTGGCGATCGAGGGGCTGACCGCGTCCTCGCCCACGATAAAGGAAAAGCGCAAAGGCCCCCGCACAGATGCGCCGGAAAAGGCTATCGAAGGCTTCCTGCGCGGCGCCGGTGTCACCCGCGACGATCTGGAAATCCGGGACGAGAAGAAGGGGCAGGTCTACTACGCCACCATCACCAAACCGGGCCGCGATGCCGATGTGATCGTCGCCGAAGTGCTGGAAGGTGTCATTCGCGGGTTTCCGTGGCCGAAATCCATGCGCTGGGGCACTGGCAGCCTGCGCTGGGTGCGCCCGCTGCACTCGATCCTGTGCATCCTTAGCGATGAGGCGGGCGAGGCCAGCATCGTCGATCTGGACGTGGACGGCATCAGTACCGGGAACACGACCGAGGGGCACCGCTTCATGGCGCCGGGGCGGTTTGCTGTCACCGGTTTTGACGATTACGCGGCCAAACTGAAGAAGCGCCACGTCGTTCTGGACGCCGCCGAGCGGGCCGATGCGATCTGGCAGGACGCCACCAATCAGGCCTTCGCCGCCGGGCTGGAGGTCGCCGAGGGCCGCGCCCTGCTGGCCGAGGTCGCCGGGCTGGTCGAATGGCCGGTTGTCCTGATGGGCACGATTGATCAGACGTTTTTGGGCCTGCCGCCCGAGGTGCTGCAAACCAGCATGAAGGAGCATCAGAAGTTCTTTTCCGTGCGCAACCCCAAGACGGGCCGGATCGAGCGGTTCATCACAGTCGCCAACCGCGAGACGGCGGACAATGGCGCGACCATTCTGGCTGGCAATCAGAAGGTGCTGTTCGCGCGCCTGTCGGACGCGAAATTCTTCTGGGAGAATGACCTGCGCATCGCCGAGGCGGGCGGACAGGCGTGGCAGGACGCGCTGGCCAATGTCACCTTCCACAACAAGCTGGGCAGTCAGGCCAACCGGGTGAACCGCATCGCCGCCCTCGCGCGCGAGATCGCGCCGGTGGTGGGCGCCGATCCCGATCTGGCCGAGCAGGCCGCGCGCTGGGCCAAGTCCGACCTGCCCTCGGAAATGGTCTATGAATTCCCCGAATTGCAGGGGCTGATGGGGCGGTATTACGCAGAGGCCGCTGGCCTGCCTGCCGAAGTCGCAGCGGCCGCGCAAGAGCATTACGCGCCGCTGGGGCCGTCCGATGATGTGCCGACCGCGCCGGTATCCGTGGCCGTGGCGCTGGCGGACAAGCTGGATATCCTGACCGGGTTCTGGGCGATCGACGAGAAGCCGACCGGGAGCAAGGACCCGTTCGCGTTGCGTAGGGCGGCGCTGGGGGTTATTCGGTTGGTTTTGGAGAATGATTTGCGGTTACCGCTTTCAGCCACCTTGGATAAACACAGTGATTATATTGATAAGCACACGAGTATTATCTGGAGCCGTTTTACCGATGATAGAGTTGATGGTCTCTCGATAATTGAACAGACTCGGGCAGAACTCCTCTCCTTCTTCCACGACCGCCTCAAAGTCTACCTCAAGGACCAAGGCATCCGCCATGACGTCATCGACGCCTGCATCGCCATGGAAGGCAATGACGACCTCGCCCTTCTGGTCAAACGCGCCACGGCACTCAGTGATTTCCTGAAAACCGAGGACGGGGGAAACCTGTTGCAAGGCTTCAAGCGGGCCAACAATATCCTCAGCCAAGCCGAGGAAAACGACGGCGTCGAATACTCCTTTGGCGCCGATGCCAAATTTGCCGAGACGGACGAGGAACGCGCGCTGTTCGCCGCGCTGACCCGCGCCGAGCCGCAGGTAGCCACCGCCCTCAAATCCGAGGATTTCGCCGCCGTCATGTCCGCGCTGGCGGGCCTGCGCGCGCCGATCGATGCGTTTTTCGAGGCGGTGCAGGTGAATTCCGACAATCAGATCGTGCGGCGCAACCGGCTGAACATGCTGGGCCAGATCCGCAAGATCGGGCTGGCCGCAGTGGATCTGACGCGCATCGAGGGCTAG